Proteins encoded by one window of Primulina huaijiensis isolate GDHJ02 chromosome 1, ASM1229523v2, whole genome shotgun sequence:
- the LOC140986153 gene encoding cell number regulator 8-like has product MANFEESNPLLPKQPQEFEATKDEKKPTAKNGAAHPPAAVSIGWTADGLPVGEVHMQRSQWDSGIFACLGRTDEFCSSDLEVCLLGSIAPCLLYGSNVERLGSTPGTFANHCLPYTALYLIGNSFFGGNCLAPWFSYPTRTAMRRKFNLEGSCEAFSRSCGCCGSFVEDEVHREQCETACDFATHVFCHPCALCQEGREVRRRLHHPGFNTRPVLAMIPPGGQTMGRLG; this is encoded by the exons ATGGCGAATTTTGAGGAATCAAACCCTTTGCTTCCAAAGCAACCCCAAGAATTCGAGGCTACAAAGGATGAAAAGAAGCCCACCGCCAAGAACGGTGCAGCTCATCCTCCTGCAGCGGTGTCGATTGGCTGGACTGCTGATGGGCTTCCGGTTGGTGAGGTCCATATGCAGAGGTCCCAATGGGATTCCGGCATCTTCGCTTGTCTTGGGAGAACCGATGAGTTTTGTAGCAGTGATCTTGAAGTTT GTTTGCTGGGTAGTATTGCCCCTTGCTTGCTCTATGGAAGCAATGTTGAGAGACTCGGATCCACTCCCGGTACTTTTGCAAATCATTGCTTGCCATACACCGCTTTGTACCTAATTGGGAATTCATTTTTCGGTGGGAACTGCCTTGCACCCTGGTTCTCTTATCCCACCCGTACTGCCATGCGACGGAAATTTAACCTAGAG GGAAGCTGCGAGGCATTTAGCAGATCATGTGGGTGCTGTGGAAGCTTTGTGGAAGATGAGGTTCATCGGGAGCAATGTGAAACGGCCTGCGATTTTGCTACTCACGTCTTTTGCCATCCATGTGCCCTTTGTCAAGAAGGTCGTGAGGTACGTCGTAGGCTTCATCATCCTGGATTCAATACTCGACCGGTCTTGGCCATGATTCCGCCGGGTGGCCAGACCATGGGGCGTTTGGGCTAA